A single Triticum dicoccoides isolate Atlit2015 ecotype Zavitan chromosome 2A, WEW_v2.0, whole genome shotgun sequence DNA region contains:
- the LOC119354006 gene encoding U-box domain-containing protein 4-like, giving the protein MVSLAGSQILSHKQTPCAPRRPGHSMRTIRSALLHPDSPPGPSSRPRAAAAADEGDSDIENLTDSVIDFRLSELAATAGPAHPAAVAKSSSANAAATEMLELSRDFSDYSSFNSDISGELERLAAAAATPRSDAPDLAAVDLNDLESMDLSADAAPLDRVEPFVLACVQALGPDAAPDARRAAAARIRLLAKHRSDIRELVGVSGAIPALVPLLRSTDPVAQENAVTALLNLSLEERNRSAITAAGAIKPLVYALRTGTASAKQNAACALLSLSGIEENRATIGACGAIAPLVALLSAGSTRGKKDALTTLYRLCSARRNKERAVSAGAVVPLVHLIGERGTGTSEKAMVVLASLASIAEGRDAVVEAGGIPALVETIEDGPAREKEFAVVALLQLCSECSSNCALLVREGAIPPLVALSQSGSARAKHKSETLLGYLREQRQGGGGCRAGPGGAATSMAR; this is encoded by the exons ATGGTGTCGCTCGCCGGCTCCCAGATCCTCTCGCACAAGCAGACGCCGTGCGCGCCGCGCCGCCCGGGCCACTCCATGCGCACCATCCGCTCCGCGCTGCTGCACCCGGACTCGCCCCCGGGGCCCAGCTCCCGCCCGCGCGCCGCGGCCGCGGCCGACGAGGGGGACTCGGACATCGAGAACCTCACCGACTCCGTCATCGACTTCCGCCTCAGCGAGCTGGCGGCCACCGCGGGGCCCGCGCACCCGGCGGCCGTCGCCAAGTCCTCCTCCGCCAACGCGGCCGCCACGGAGATGCTCGAGCTGTCCCGGGACTTCTCCGACTACTCCAGCTTCAACTCCGACATCTCCGGGGAGCTCGAGCGCCTGGCCGCGGCCGCCGCCACGCCCAGATCCGACGCGCCGGACCTCGCCGCCGTGGATCTGAACGACCTCGAGTCCATGGATCTGTCGGCGGACGCGGCGCCGCTGGACCGCGTGGAGCCCTTCGTTCTGGCGTGCGTGCAGGCGCTGGGGCCCGACGCCGCGCCCGACGCGCGCCGCGCGGCCGCGGCCAGGATAAGGCTGCTGGCCAAGCACCGCTCCGACATCCGCGAGCTGGTCGGCGTGTCCGGGGCGATCCCGGCGCTGGTGCCGCTGCTGCGGAGCACCGACCCGGTGGCGCAGGAGAACGCCGTGACGGCGCTGCTCAACCTGTCCCTGGAGGAGCGGAACCGCTCGGCCATCACGGCGGCGGGCGCCATCAAGCCGCTCGTCTACGCGCTGCGGACCGGGACGGCCTCCGCCAAGCAGAATGCGGCGTGCGCGCTGCTCAGCCTGTCGGGCATCGAGGAGAACCGCGCCACCATCGGCGCGTGCGGCGCCATCGCGCCGCTCGTCGCGCTGCTCTCCGCGGGCTCCACCCGGGGAAAGAAGGACGCGCTCACCACGCTCTACCGTCTCTGCTCGGCGCGCCGGAACAAGGAGCGTGCCGTCAGCGCCGGAGCCGTCGTGCCGCTCGTGCACCTCATCGGCGAGCGCGGCACCGGGACGTCGGAGAAGGCAATGGTGGTCCTTGCCAGCCTCGCCAGCATAGCCGAGGGCCGCGACGCTGTGGTGGAAGCCGGTGGGATACCCGCACTGGTCGAGACCATCGAGGACGGCCCTGCGAGGGAGAAGGAGTTCGCCGTGGTCGCTCTGCTTCAGCTGTGCTCCGAGTGCTCCAGCAATTGTGCGCTTCTCGTCCGAGAAGGGGCGATCCCACCGCTCGTTGCGCTCTCGCAGTCCGGCTCTGCTCGTGCAAAGCACAAG TCTGAGACCTTGCTAGGTTACTTGCGCGAGCAGCGACAAGGGGGCGGTGGCTGCCGAGCCGGACCAGGCGGCGCAGCTACGAGCATGGCTCGGTGA